GTTCAGCTTCGGCATCTTCAACTTCATGCTCTTCTAGAAACCGCCTAGCCGAAGCCTAGTCTCATCCGCACGGGGCGACTCAGATTTGAGCCGCCCCGTCGGTTTTAGCGGTCGCACGCCGCGGACCCGCCCGCGGCCGCCGCCGATTACGGCCGCAATCGACCGACCAACACTCCTTGCCGAACGGCACCCCCGCCATGACCATCGCCCAACTGCTGCGCCGCATTCAACGGGAGCTGCACCGCTCCAGCCCGCCGTCCCGCGAGGCCGAGCTGCTGCTGTCCAGGCGCCTGGGCCTGCCCCGGCACCTGCTCTATCTGGAGGCCGGGCGGGAGGTTCCCAGCGACGTCGTCACGGCGCTGGAGTCCGACCTGCGGCGTCGCCGCGCCGGCGAGCCGCTGCAGTTGATCCTGGGCTCCGTCGGCTTCCGCGGACTCGAGCTCAACGTACGCCCCGGCGTCTTCATCCCCCGGCCCGAGACCGAGGTGCTGGTCGAATACGCCGTGGCCCTCGCCGCCGATGTCCCCGGCGTCATCCTGGACCTCTGCTGCGGCGCCGGGGCCGTCGCCTGCGCCCTGGCGGCGGAGCTGCCGACGCGCCGCGTCGTCGCCGTCGATGCGAGTCCGGCGGCCTGCGTCTTGACCCGGGACAACGCCCGATGCCTGGGGCTGAGCGAGCGGATCGGCGTCGTCCGGGGCGACCTGACGGAGGCTCTCGGCGGACCCTTCGCCCTGCTGGCCTGCAATCCGCCCTACATCGCCAGCGACGACCTGGACGCCCTGCCCGTCGAGGTGCGTGACCACGATCCGTCGGCGGCCCTCGACGGCGGCCCCGACGGCCTGGACTTCTATCGTCGATTGGCCCCGGAGTTGACTCGATTGCTGGTGCCGGGCGGCTGGACCGTCCTCGAGATCGGCGAGGAGCAGGGCGAGGCGGTCGGGGATATCTTCGCGAAGACCCCGGGATTGGAGCGAACGGCGATCCAGCCCGACCTGACCGGCCGCGACCGGGTGGCCGTCGCCCGGCGGATTAGCACACAACAGCCAAGCAATGGCGAATAACTACTTGTGGGGTAAGGACGTTACGTTAATTGTTCAACCAACTATTTGATGACCCACCGCCAAACGGGCCGACCTCGGGTCGGCCCTAACGAACATTAACAACCCCAACAACGCTTCGCTCCTCAACCACCACCGCGGAACCGATGGCGACACAAGGACCGGCGCGGTTCTTGCGACGCCGACCCCGACGGGTCGGCGTCCATGCAAGAACCGTGACGGCCCGGCCGAACGCCTCAATGCCGGCGCAGCTCGCGCACCAGCTCCAGGTAGCGCGCCGTGATCCGCTCCAGGATGTCCACCTCCAGCCGCTCGTCGACGGCGTGCATCCGGTGGTTGAAGTCGGCGGGCAGCGGATCCGCCGGATAGGGCACGTAGCCGTAAGAATCGATCCCCGCCCAGCGCAGGTGGCGGGAGTCCGTCCCCGCCGGACAGAGGAAGGGCAGGAACGCCGACTGGGGCTCCCAGCGGGCGACGAGCCGGCGGGCGACCTCGACGACGGGGTGGGCGACGTCGGAGACGCTGGCCGGATGGGAGGAAGAGATCTCGATCTCGACGGGCAGATCGGCCGCCAGGGTGCGCAGCTCGGCGAGTAAAGCCTCGGGCTCCGTTCCCGGCAGCAGGCGGCAGTCGCAGCTCAGGGCGACCCTGCCCGGGATGATGTTGATCTTCTCCCCGCCGTGGACGATCGTCGGTGCCAGGGTGTCGGTGTAGGCGGCGCGCAGGGCGTCGACCACCTCCGGCGCTCCGGCGGCCGGGCCGGCGAACAGCTCCCGCCAAGCCGCCGCGTCCCCGGACTCCAGGGCCGCCGTCAGGGCTTCCCCGTCGGGCCGTCCCGCCGTCAGCAGGCCCAGCAGCTCGACGTTGACGTCCAGGACCCGGTAGACCCGCGGTCGCTTGCGCAGGCGGGTGAGCAGCTCGCCCAGGATATAGACGGCCTGCTCGTCGCCGGGCAGGGCCGCGTGACCCTGACGGCCGCGGATGGTGAAGTCCAGCCGCAACTGCCCCTTCTCGCCGACCATGAAGGTCGCGACGCCGCGCCCGCCCAGCCTATAGTACTCGCCGCCGCCCTCGGTGACGCAACACCAGCAATCGACGAGCTCCCGACGGTGCTTGGTCAGCCAGCCGACGCCGGCCGCGCCGCCCACCTCTTCATCGGGCGCCGCCAGCAGGCGCACGGGGCGCCCCGTCGTCTCACCGTTGCGGGCCATTTCGGCCAGAGCCACCGCCTGGGCGGCCAGCACACCCTTGCAGTCGATGGCCCCCCGACCCCAGACGCAGCCGTCGACGACCTCGCCACCGAAAGGATCGTGGGTCCAGGCCCGGCGGTCGCCGACGGGGACGACGTCCAGGTGGCCCATCAGCATGATCGGCGCCGCATCGCGATCACCGGGCAGCAACGCCTCCGCGCCGCCGCGATCCGGCTCGGTCTCGTAGACCCGCCCGGGCAGGCCGTGGTCGTTGAGCCAACCGGCCAGGAAGCGGGCGCACTCCAGCTCGTCCCCCGGCGGGTTGGTGGTGTCGATACGGATCAGACCGCTCAACAACTCGACGGCCCGATCACGCAACCGTTGTAAATCCATGGACTTCCCCCCGTCAAGGTCCACTGACCGCGCCATAATCCCGAAACGAATACGACGTCGTGATTATACCAGTCGCCGGCGCGCCGTGCAGAACGCTCCGGCGACCCACTGCACCGTTCACCGTTCAATACAGGGCCTTGATCGCGCCCCAGGACAGCGGCTCGACGGCCTGCTCCGCCGTTCCGTAGAGCTCCATCATCGCGCTGTACTGATCGTCGAACTGCTGATCACAGCGCATCCAGCTCTGACCGCCGTCGGCGCTCCAGCAGGCCGGCAGGCCGTAGCTGTAGTCGGCGTAGCGGTTGACCATCTGCAGGAAGATGCCGGACCCGCTCAACACGCTGACCAGCCAGTAGGTCTCGCCACTGTCGAGGACGATAGCCCCGGGCAGCTCCAGATCGATCTGATAGACGCCGAACTCGTCGCCTTCGTACTCGAAATGTTCGTAATAGGTAACAGTGACGGCGGACGACGGCACGGTGACCGACTGCAGCACGTCACCACCGGTTGGCATCCCGCCGTTGTCGGAGTAGACCCGCACTTCGAAGTCCTGCGGCGAAGACAGGTAGCAGCCCCAGATACGGATGCCGTCGACGGTCCACTCGCCCGACGGGGTGACGTCGTCGGCCAGCAGCATCGAACCGTAGTCGCCCACAGCATACTCGGGATCGACATAGGGCTGCTCGTAGATCAACTCGTCCGCCGTTTCAGGATGCAGGCCCAAACCCCGCCCCGCGGCGCCGGAACCGACCAGCACCGCCAACAGCAGCAGTAAACAGCTACGTTTCATCATCGCCCTCCCCCAGCGGTCAATCACTCCTCGACTCGTTTCACGGGACAGATAAACGGTATACTACAATAATCAGGTTAGTCAAATGCCGGGTTGCTGTCAACAATCAACCGCCGAGTCGCTTCAGCAATACCCGTCCCCGCCCTGTGCTACAATCGACCCTCTCGCTCTAGTCGATACCAACGCCGGATTGGATGCGTGGCAGCTCAACCCCCGCGATCCGACTTGAAAAACCGCCGACGACGGCCTACGATTAGCATTCGCCCCGGCGACCCGGGAAAACCGCCGCGGGATTCGTCCGGCCAAACGCCGAACCTCGGGCGGCCGGAACTGGCACGGTTTTTGCGGAGGCGGAACCGTCCTCCAGTCCACCGGGGCGCCGAGATGCAAAAACCGTGCCAGTTCCGGCCCGGGCCCAGCCGCGACGTAGGGGAGAAAGCGTCGGGCGGTTTTTCCCGGGTCGCCGGCGGCCTCCAACCACGGTTGACCACTCGCAGCCAACCTTCTCCGGGAGCCCATAGATGAGCGACTTCGCCGAAACCGCCGAACGCGCCCGCCTCGCCGTCGCCGACCTCTGGGGGTGCCTTTGACCCCGAGACCAAGCGCGAGCGGTTGGCGGAACTGAATGAACGGATGAGCGCCCCGGACTTCTGGGACGATCCGCAAGCGGCGGGCAAGCTTTCCGCCCGTGCCTCGCGCCTCAAGGAGGAGCTCGAGCGGGCCGACAGGCTGCGTGCCGAGCTTTCCGACCTCGAGGAGCTCGGGGCCATGTCCCTCGAGGAGGGGGACGATGACGAACTCGGCCAGGTCGTCGACGGTCTGGAGAATCTGACCCGGCGGGCCGAGAAGCTGACCGCCCAGGCGTTGCTGTCCGGCGAGTACGACGACGAGGACGCCATCGTCGAGCTGCACCCCGGCGCCGGGGGCACCGAATCCGCCGATTGGTGCGAGATCCTCTACCGGATGTACGTGCGATACTGCGAGCAGCGCGGCTGGAAGGTCGAGCTGCTCGAGCTGGCCCCGGCCGACGAGGCCGGGCTCAAATCCGTCACCATGGCCGTCCGCGGCGAGCTGGTCTACGGCCGCCTCAAGGGTGAGATCGGCGTCCACCGCCTGGTGCGCATCTCGCCCTTCGACGCTTCCGGCCGCCGTCACACCTCCTTCGCCGCCCTCTACGCCTATCCCGACCTGGACACCGACGTCGAGTTCGAGATCAGCCCCGCCGACCTGCGCATCGACGTCTTCCGCGCCTCGGGCCACGGCGGCCAGTCCGTCAACACCACCGACTCCGCCGTGCGCATCACCCACAAACCCACCGGCATCGTCGTCAGTTGCCAGAACGAGCGCAGCCAGCACGCCAACCGTGATTACGCGATGAAGGTCCTGCGGGCCCGCCTGGCCGATCATTACCGTCGCCAGCGCGAGGCCGAGCTGGCCGACTCCAAGGCCGACAAGAGCGAGATCGCCTGGGGTCAGCAGATCCGCAACTACGTTCTCCATCCCTATCGGCTGGTGAAGGATACCCGTACGGGTTGTGAGACGGGCAGCGTCGACGCCGTTCTCGACGGCGACCTCGAGGCCTTCATCGAGGCCTACCTGCGCTGGGTGCACAAGAAGGAGAAAAGCAATGGCTGAACGAGCTTGGATGGTGCGTGCCGGCAGGGATGCGATTCTGGCCGACCAATTCGAAGAAAAAGAACTGGTTGCCATTGGCCATGATCTCGATGATATAAATGACTACAATGACCTACTGGCTGTAAAATCTGCATTAAAGAAACGGTTTCCAGAAGCAAAAAGAATGCAGATCGCAGTTTGGGCGGGCCAATTGTGGAGGTTGGCCAAGGAGATCGAGCCGGGCGATTATCTCGTTACCTATCTACCCGCCAGTCGAGAGTATTTGATCGGGCAAGCGGCCGATGGATACCAATACGATCCGAAAGCCATCGACGAGTATGAAGGCGAATACCCGCATATTCGCAGAGTGGAGAGCTGGCGACGGGCGGATCGAGACCTGCTTTCCCAATCCGCCCGAAATACTCTTGGTGCGATTTCAACACTTTTCGAAGTAACGAAAATCCTTCCAGAGTTACTGGCGGTGGCCGAGGGTCAAGCAGCCACAGAAATGGACCAACCAGAACCCGAAGAGGAAGAGGACGAAACGGCAATCGACTACTATGAGGATGTTAAGGCTCGAAGTGACGAACTAATTGGAGACTTGCTGGCCCGCCTCGACGGTTACGAGTTCGAGGATCTTACCGCTGCTTTACTACGGGCGATGGGCTACTACGTCACCCAAAGCGCCAAGGGGCCTGATCGCGGCGTTGATATCCTGGCCGGCCCCGATCCGTTCCACCTGGAACAGCCTCGGATAAAAGTACAGGTAAAAAAGCGCGAGAGTGCAGCCGACAGCAACATGATCCGCAGTTTTATCGGCATCCTACAGTCCGAAGACCGCGGCCTTTTCGTCTCCTTCGGTGGATTCTCCAAGGATGCCCGTATCGAGGCAGAACGCTCCAACCGACCGATAACCCTTCTCGACCGCTTGGAGTTCACAAGACTCTTACTCGAGCATTACGAGAAGCTGGAGCCGGAGTACCAACGCCAGATACCCTTGAAACCCGTCTATCTTCCTACTACGACGACAGAGTAACGATTAATGCCCCCCCAAACACCCTGGTACCGTCTGCTGCTCTACTTCGCCCTGGGCTTCGGCGCGGCGGCGGCGTTGGTGCTGCTCTGCGAGGCGGGCGCCGAGCCGGCGGTCACGGGGACGGTCTACGACGCCCCGACCAACGCCCCGCTGCCGGGGGCCGAGGTGACCATCTGGCCGCTGGCGGTGCCGCCGGGCTACGATCCGGTACGGCACAGCGCCGAGAGCGGCCCCGACGGAACCTTCGCCCTGGAGTTGAACGAGGAGCGCTTCCCCGCTAGAATCTACGTGCGCTGCGACGGCTACCTGCCCCGGGAGGTGGTGGTGGCCGAAGGCGGCGTCGTGGCCGTGGCCCTGGAGCGCAACGCCGACGGGGCGGTCCCCCTCACCGATCAACCAACGGCATTCGAGGAGCGCTGAGACGCGATGTACGACATCGGACGCACCCCCCAGCGGATTCTGGTCTTCGTCAGCTCGGATTACGAGATCCAGCGCCGGGTCGTCGCCGACATCCGCCGGTCCATCGCCCTGACGGGGGGCTCGGACCTGGACGGCGACGGGGTTCCGGACATCACCGTGGTGCCCAGCCGGGACCGGGCCCATTTCTACGATGAGCTGCCCCAGGCCGACGTCTTCTTCGGCTGGTCGATCGACGAGGAGAAGCTCAGGGCGGCCGAGCACCTGATGTGGGTTCAGCTCGCCGGGGCGGGGATGGAGCACATCCCCCTCGAGGCGATCGCCAACCGGGGGATCATCCTGACCAACGCCCACGGGCTGCACTCCGTGGCGGTGGCCGAGCACGCCCTGGCGCTGACCCTGGCGCTGACCCGGCGGCTGGAGCTGCCGCTGTGCCGCAAGCGGGAGCGCGTCTACAGCCGCGAGGGTGTGGCCCTGCGCCAGACGGAGCTCTGCGGCAAACGGGCGGGGATCCTGGGCTTCGGCAGCATCGGCGTCGAGATCGGTCGCCGGCTGGCGGGCTTCGGCGTCGAGGTCTGGGCGATGGTCAAGGTCCCGCGCCTGGTGCGCGAGGCGACGCGGGTCTTCGGCCCGGGGGACTGGGAGGAGTTCCTCGGCGGCGTGGACATCATCTACAACTGCCTGCCCCTGTTGCCCGCGACGGAGAACTGGCTGGACGCCGAGAAGCTGGCCGCGGTCAACAAGGGCGCCCTGCTGATCAACGTCGGCCGCGGCGGGACCGTCAACGAGGGAGAGCTGATCGCGGCGCTGGAGAAGGGCCGCCTCGACGGCGCCGCCCTCGACGTGACCCGGCGGGAACCCCTGCCGGCGGACTCGCCGCTCTGGGAGGCGCCCAACCTGATCATCACCCCGCACACGGCCAGCCTGACCCGGCAGATGTACGGCAAGGTTACGGCGCTGTTCAACGACAACCTGCGGCGCTACCTCTCGGGGCGGGAGCTGGTCAACCTGGTCCACATCGGCCGGGGGTACTAGGCCGCGGGGGCGGATACGGCGGTTGTGCGAACCGCTGCCCCACATCGGGGGGATGTTAAAACACAGGGGCGCTGAGTCACCGGTCGCCCGTCCTGCCGGCAGAATAACCATTCGCTGGGGCCGACTTTAAGTCGGTTTGATCGACACCCTCTCCCCAGAGGGACACAGAGAGACATCGATACCACTTTGTGGGGGATAAACGTCCTCCGTCGCCCTTTTTCATCGCATCGAGGAAACAAACGGGAGGACCTCAAGGTCCTCCCGTCCACGATTCAGAGCAATAATGCCGGTCCTGGGAGAGGAATCGGCAATCACTCGGCCAACCACATCAGGCCCAGGGATCGAAAACGCCCAGCAGGATCAAGGCCGCCCCGATCACGCCCAGCACGGGCACCAGCACCCGCCAGAGCTTGACCCGGCCCTCGAGACCCTCGACGAGTTCGCGCTCGCTCTTCAGGCTGATGATGTAGCGGTCGTCATCACCGCCGGTGGCCTGCATGGCCAGGGCGCCGCCGCGGTCGGTGACGTGGCCCAGGGCGTAGACGGGGACGTCCAGGGGCACCAGCCATTCCTGCTTGCGGTAGCCGAGGACGCGGTTCTCGCCGTAGCCGGGCTCCTTCTCGAAGCGGTCGTAGACGACGTGGGCGCCGATGATCTCGGCCCCCTCGGAGCGCACCGGGATCCGGCCGGACTCGTCGGTGACGTAGAAATCGCTGCGATCGGTCTCGTCGGAGACGGTCTCCCAGATCTGCTGGACCTGCTTGCGCCGACGTCCCTTGTTGTCGGTGGTCCAGCGGGTCTCCTGGCGCTGGCGCTCGACGACGGAGCGGTACCACACGCCGCGCTTGCCCGACATCGGCGCGGTGACCGGATCGTCGGCCTTGATGACACCCTTGAGTTCGCAGGGGAAACTGAACTCGCCCTCGAGCATCTCGTCCTGGGTGGTCTGGTAGACCTCGCGGATCTCCTTGGCGCTGTAGGTCTCGGTGCCGATGATCTTCTCGCGTTTGCGCTTGGCGGCGCCGAGTACGAAGAAGCCGACGACGGCGATCAGCAGGCTGAGCCCGCCCCCGATGTAGAAACCCATCTCCCATCTCCTTTGCTGACGGTGGTGTGATTAATATAAGGCCTTGTTGGACGACGACTTGACCGTGAAACGCGGCGTCGTCGTGTGTGACAGGATCATCCGCTGGTATTCAGTTATCAGCGACGAAAACGCCCCAGGCGGCCGCGGCGGATCCGATGACGGCCGCCCGCCAACCCAGCTCGGCCCGGACCAGCCTCAGCCGCGGCCGCGGCGGGAAGAGCGCCCCGGCCAACACCTCGCGCGTGGCGGGCAGGAACAACTCCCCGGCGGCGGCCAGACCACCTCCGATGACCACCAGGTCGGCGTCGATCAGGGTCAGGGCTCGGGCGATGCCCACGCCGAGCCAATGGCCGGCCCGGCGGAACAACCGCCGGCAAACCTCGTCACCGGCCTCGGCGAAATCGGCCAGCAAACGACAGTTGATATTCTTCGCTTCACCGCCCGCGGCGGCCAGCAGACCGGCCAGCTCACCGGAACGGGCCAGCTCCGTCGCCCGACGGCGCAGGGCTCCGGCGGAGCTGAAGGCCTCCAGACAGCCGCGACGACCGCAGGCGCAGACCGGGCCGGCGGGATCGACGAGCAGATGGCCCAACTCGAGGGCGTTGCCGTGGGCCCCGAACAACGGTCGGCCGTCCTGGAGCGCCCCGCCGCCGACGCCGGTCCCCAGGGTCAGGCCGAGGACGTCGTCGCAACCGGCGGCGGCGCCGCCCCAGGCCTCGCCGAGGACGAAGGCCGTCCCGTCGTTGAGCAACTCGACGGGGACCTCGAAGGCTTCCTCGAGCAGGGCCGTCAGCGGGACGTCGTGCCAGGCGCTCAGGTTGACCGCCCCCTGGATCCGTCCCGCCGGACGCTCCAGCGGACCGGGGGCGCCGACGCCCAGGGCGACGAGTTCGATCTCACCGTCCGCTTCGGCGGACATCGCGGCATAGTCGTCCAGCAGTCGATCGCGCAGCCCCAGGGGGCTCAGGCCGTCACGGTGGGTCAGCCGACGCTCCGTCAGGACCACCCCCCGGGAATCGACCAGCCCCAGACGCAGGTTGGTCCCCCCGAGATCGATCCCCAACACCACGCGCATCGTCGCGGTCTCCTTTACAGTCTTTTACGCCCTTGGTATTCTAGCACCAAAAGCGGCCCGTTTGCAGGACCAACCACGGAGGCGTAACAGATGGCCGACAAACAGGGTGATAAACGCCCCTGCGTCTGGCTGATCGACGACGAGGAACGTAACCACCTCGCCCTCGATGAGCGCCACGGCGAACGCTTCGATATCCGCCACTTCTACGAGCCCGCTGAGCTGCTGGCGGCCCTGGAGGAGGAGCGACCCGACCTCATTCTCAGCGACGTCTTTTTCCTCGAGCCGGGTCGCGACGAGGAGGGCGCCGCCCTGCAAGCCGAAGCAGCCGCCATCCGACGCAAACTCGCGGACTTCGCCGAACGCTACCGCGGCGTCTACCACCCCGCCGGTCTCGAACTGGCCGACAAGCTGCGCCGAGAGTACCCCGGCCTGACCAACGTCGTCTACTCGAACAAGGCCCCGCTGCTCCTCGACAAAGGCGGCTTCTCCCGCATCACCACCGCCGCCGGACCCGTCTGGATCTTCAAGGGCTACGAGAGCGTCGAGGCCGAACGGCTCAAGATCAACGCCGTACTCCAGGGAGCAGAACACCGCAAGCACTACCTGCGGCTGAAAGGCCTGACCGTCATCGTCGGCCTGCTGGCGGCGGCGGCGGGTTGGGTCCTGGGACTGGTCCTCAGCGGAGGATTGTAGGACGCCGATCCGCCGCTAGCAGCTCTACGGGTGGGCCCTGCGGTCCTCCCGTTTTCTTTGTCACCATCCACCACCGGCAAACACCCGCCGTTGAAAAACAGCCCCCGCTGCACACCTAACCGCCGCCGCCCGCCGGAACTGGCACGGTTTTTGCGGAGGCGGACCGTTATCATTCGTCCTAACGGGCGCCGAGATGCAAAAACCGTGCCAGTTCCGGCGGGCGGCGGTATCACGGGTTGGCCGGGGGCTGTTTTTCAACGGCGGGATAAGCCAACGGGGCCGGCGGCCCCGTTGGTTGGTCCGTTAGGTCAGCGGGGGGGTCATTCCCGGGGTTCGATG
This genomic stretch from Candidatus Coatesbacteria bacterium harbors:
- a CDS encoding ROK family protein encodes the protein MRVVLGIDLGGTNLRLGLVDSRGVVLTERRLTHRDGLSPLGLRDRLLDDYAAMSAEADGEIELVALGVGAPGPLERPAGRIQGAVNLSAWHDVPLTALLEEAFEVPVELLNDGTAFVLGEAWGGAAAGCDDVLGLTLGTGVGGGALQDGRPLFGAHGNALELGHLLVDPAGPVCACGRRGCLEAFSSAGALRRRATELARSGELAGLLAAAGGEAKNINCRLLADFAEAGDEVCRRLFRRAGHWLGVGIARALTLIDADLVVIGGGLAAAGELFLPATREVLAGALFPPRPRLRLVRAELGWRAAVIGSAAAAWGVFVADN
- the prmC gene encoding peptide chain release factor N(5)-glutamine methyltransferase; this encodes MTIAQLLRRIQRELHRSSPPSREAELLLSRRLGLPRHLLYLEAGREVPSDVVTALESDLRRRRAGEPLQLILGSVGFRGLELNVRPGVFIPRPETEVLVEYAVALAADVPGVILDLCCGAGAVACALAAELPTRRVVAVDASPAACVLTRDNARCLGLSERIGVVRGDLTEALGGPFALLACNPPYIASDDLDALPVEVRDHDPSAALDGGPDGLDFYRRLAPELTRLLVPGGWTVLEIGEEQGEAVGDIFAKTPGLERTAIQPDLTGRDRVAVARRISTQQPSNGE
- a CDS encoding restriction endonuclease yields the protein MAERAWMVRAGRDAILADQFEEKELVAIGHDLDDINDYNDLLAVKSALKKRFPEAKRMQIAVWAGQLWRLAKEIEPGDYLVTYLPASREYLIGQAADGYQYDPKAIDEYEGEYPHIRRVESWRRADRDLLSQSARNTLGAISTLFEVTKILPELLAVAEGQAATEMDQPEPEEEEDETAIDYYEDVKARSDELIGDLLARLDGYEFEDLTAALLRAMGYYVTQSAKGPDRGVDILAGPDPFHLEQPRIKVQVKKRESAADSNMIRSFIGILQSEDRGLFVSFGGFSKDARIEAERSNRPITLLDRLEFTRLLLEHYEKLEPEYQRQIPLKPVYLPTTTTE
- a CDS encoding peptide chain release factor 2, yielding MAELNERMSAPDFWDDPQAAGKLSARASRLKEELERADRLRAELSDLEELGAMSLEEGDDDELGQVVDGLENLTRRAEKLTAQALLSGEYDDEDAIVELHPGAGGTESADWCEILYRMYVRYCEQRGWKVELLELAPADEAGLKSVTMAVRGELVYGRLKGEIGVHRLVRISPFDASGRRHTSFAALYAYPDLDTDVEFEISPADLRIDVFRASGHGGQSVNTTDSAVRITHKPTGIVVSCQNERSQHANRDYAMKVLRARLADHYRRQREAELADSKADKSEIAWGQQIRNYVLHPYRLVKDTRTGCETGSVDAVLDGDLEAFIEAYLRWVHKKEKSNG
- a CDS encoding M20/M25/M40 family metallo-hydrolase; protein product: MARSVDLDGGKSMDLQRLRDRAVELLSGLIRIDTTNPPGDELECARFLAGWLNDHGLPGRVYETEPDRGGAEALLPGDRDAAPIMLMGHLDVVPVGDRRAWTHDPFGGEVVDGCVWGRGAIDCKGVLAAQAVALAEMARNGETTGRPVRLLAAPDEEVGGAAGVGWLTKHRRELVDCWCCVTEGGGEYYRLGGRGVATFMVGEKGQLRLDFTIRGRQGHAALPGDEQAVYILGELLTRLRKRPRVYRVLDVNVELLGLLTAGRPDGEALTAALESGDAAAWRELFAGPAAGAPEVVDALRAAYTDTLAPTIVHGGEKINIIPGRVALSCDCRLLPGTEPEALLAELRTLAADLPVEIEISSSHPASVSDVAHPVVEVARRLVARWEPQSAFLPFLCPAGTDSRHLRWAGIDSYGYVPYPADPLPADFNHRMHAVDERLEVDILERITARYLELVRELRRH